In Pseudomonas fakonensis, one DNA window encodes the following:
- a CDS encoding sugar ABC transporter substrate-binding protein, translating to MKLPFSGRPLAIAVLSSLMLALPLSAAHAEDKPKVALVMKSLANEFFRTMEDGAKAYQKDHPADFDLVANGIKDETDTGNQIRIVEQMIATGAKALVIAPADSKALVPVIKKAMDAGITVVNIDNRLDPEVLKSKGISVPFVGPDNRKGARLVGDYLAQQKLKAGDQVGIIEGVPTTTNAQQRTAGFKDAMQAAQMKIVSVQSGNWEIDKGNAVAASMLNEYPELKALLAGNDSMALGAVSAVRAAGKTGQVQVVGYDNINAIKPMLKDGRVLATLDQAASQQAVYGIQAALKMIKGEKPDVDADNVIQTPVALITQ from the coding sequence ATGAAACTGCCGTTCTCCGGCCGCCCCTTGGCCATCGCTGTATTGTCATCGCTGATGCTCGCCCTGCCGCTGTCTGCCGCCCACGCCGAAGACAAGCCCAAGGTCGCGCTGGTGATGAAATCCCTCGCCAACGAGTTCTTCCGCACCATGGAAGACGGCGCCAAGGCCTATCAAAAAGATCACCCCGCCGACTTCGACCTGGTGGCCAACGGCATCAAGGACGAAACCGACACCGGCAACCAGATCCGCATCGTCGAGCAGATGATCGCCACCGGTGCCAAGGCCCTGGTGATCGCCCCGGCAGACTCCAAAGCGCTGGTGCCGGTGATCAAAAAAGCCATGGACGCCGGCATCACCGTGGTCAACATCGATAACCGCCTCGACCCCGAAGTGCTCAAGAGCAAAGGCATCAGCGTGCCCTTCGTAGGCCCGGACAACCGCAAGGGCGCGCGCCTGGTGGGCGACTACCTGGCCCAGCAAAAACTTAAAGCCGGCGACCAGGTGGGCATCATCGAAGGCGTGCCGACCACCACCAACGCCCAGCAGCGTACCGCCGGCTTCAAGGACGCCATGCAGGCGGCGCAGATGAAGATCGTCTCGGTGCAGTCGGGCAACTGGGAAATCGACAAAGGCAATGCCGTGGCCGCCTCGATGCTCAACGAATACCCCGAGCTGAAGGCGCTGCTGGCCGGCAACGACAGCATGGCCCTGGGCGCGGTGTCCGCCGTGCGCGCCGCCGGCAAGACCGGCCAGGTGCAGGTGGTGGGTTACGACAACATCAACGCCATCAAGCCGATGCTCAAGGATGGTCGCGTCCTCGCCACCCTCGACCAGGCCGCCAGCCAGCAGGCCGTGTACGGTATTCAGGCAGCGCTGAAGATGATCAAGGGCGAGAAGCCCGACGTGGATGCCGACAACGTCATCCAGACGCCGGTAGCGCTCATTACCCAGTGA
- a CDS encoding asparaginase: MIDTALKTFTPAALALLLALPSMASAKEAEQQQKLANVVILATGGTIAGAGASAANSATYQAAKLGVDKLIAGVPELADIANVRGEQVMQIASESISNDDLLKLAKRVAELADSKDVDGIVITHGTDTLEETAYFLNLVEKTDKPIVVVGSMRPGTAMSADGMLNLYNAVAVAGDKQSRGKGVLVTMNDEIQSGRDVSKSVNIKTEAFKSAWGPMGMVVEGKSYWFRLPAKRHTVNSEFDIKNISALPQVDIAYGYGNVTDTAYKALAQNGAKALIHAGTGNGSVSSRVVPALQELRKNGVQIIRSSHVNQGGFVLRNAEQPDDKNDWVVAHDLNPQKARILAMVAMTKTQDSKELQRIFWEY; encoded by the coding sequence ATGATCGATACCGCATTGAAAACCTTCACCCCTGCCGCCCTGGCCCTGCTGCTGGCCCTGCCCTCGATGGCCAGCGCCAAGGAAGCCGAACAACAACAGAAACTCGCCAACGTGGTGATTCTGGCAACCGGCGGCACCATTGCCGGTGCCGGTGCCAGCGCTGCCAACAGCGCCACTTACCAGGCCGCCAAGCTGGGCGTCGACAAGCTGATTGCCGGGGTGCCGGAGCTGGCCGACATTGCCAACGTGCGCGGCGAGCAAGTGATGCAGATCGCCTCGGAAAGCATCAGCAACGACGACCTGCTGAAACTGGCCAAGCGTGTGGCCGAGCTTGCCGACAGCAAGGACGTGGATGGCATCGTCATCACCCACGGCACCGACACCCTTGAAGAGACCGCCTACTTCCTCAACCTGGTAGAGAAAACCGACAAACCGATCGTGGTGGTGGGCTCGATGCGCCCAGGCACGGCAATGTCGGCCGACGGCATGCTCAACCTGTACAACGCCGTGGCGGTGGCCGGCGACAAGCAGTCACGCGGCAAGGGCGTGCTGGTAACCATGAACGATGAAATCCAGTCGGGCCGCGACGTCAGCAAGTCGGTGAACATCAAGACCGAAGCGTTCAAGAGCGCCTGGGGCCCGATGGGTATGGTGGTCGAGGGCAAATCGTACTGGTTCCGCCTGCCGGCCAAGCGCCACACGGTCAACTCCGAGTTCGACATCAAGAACATCAGCGCCCTGCCCCAGGTGGACATCGCCTATGGCTATGGCAACGTGACCGACACCGCCTACAAGGCGCTGGCACAAAACGGCGCCAAGGCGCTGATCCACGCCGGTACCGGCAACGGCTCGGTGTCTTCGCGGGTGGTGCCGGCGCTGCAGGAGTTGCGCAAGAACGGCGTGCAGATCATTCGCTCGTCCCACGTCAACCAGGGCGGCTTCGTGCTGCGCAACGCCGAGCAGCCTGATGACAAGAATGATTGGGTCGTAGCCCATGACCTGAACCCGCAAAAAGCGCGCATTCTGGCCATGGTGGCGATGACCAAGACCCAGGACAGCAAGGAGCTGCAGCGGATCTTCTGGGAATATTGA
- a CDS encoding DUF1654 domain-containing protein, whose product MASTSVATPGSYEQLGQRIQKIINSPTAQRSRAALIFRLAHETPEDWATLLDEIAENDNVTLAHRDDGGIQIFWTVPKED is encoded by the coding sequence GTGGCCAGCACTTCCGTCGCAACTCCCGGCAGCTACGAACAACTCGGTCAGCGCATCCAGAAGATCATCAACAGCCCCACTGCCCAGCGCAGCCGCGCCGCGCTAATCTTCCGCCTGGCGCACGAAACGCCCGAAGATTGGGCCACCTTGCTAGATGAAATTGCCGAGAACGATAACGTCACCCTCGCCCACCGCGACGATGGCGGCATCCAGATTTTCTGGACGGTACCGAAAGAAGACTGA
- a CDS encoding GTP pyrophosphokinase produces the protein MATLERAIAVATRAHEGQVDKGGAAYILHPLRVMARVITPEQRIVAVLHDVLEDTQVTLSDLAREGFPLKILAALLALSRRQGESYEAFVIRLGVDPLAREVKLADLADNSDLSRIARPGPADLARLSRYQQASAYLQTLG, from the coding sequence ATGGCAACGCTGGAACGGGCTATCGCGGTGGCCACCAGGGCACATGAAGGGCAGGTCGACAAGGGTGGGGCGGCGTACATCCTCCACCCGTTGCGGGTGATGGCACGGGTGATCACCCCAGAGCAACGTATCGTCGCCGTGCTGCACGATGTGCTGGAAGATACCCAGGTAACGCTCTCGGACCTTGCCCGCGAAGGTTTCCCGCTGAAAATCCTCGCCGCCTTGCTGGCCCTGAGCCGGCGCCAGGGCGAAAGCTACGAAGCCTTCGTCATTCGTTTGGGTGTCGACCCGCTGGCCCGTGAAGTGAAGCTGGCCGACCTTGCCGACAACAGCGACCTCAGCCGCATCGCCCGCCCGGGCCCGGCCGACCTGGCCAGGCTGTCCCGCTACCAACAGGCCAGCGCCTACCTGCAGACACTGGGCTGA
- a CDS encoding SPOR domain-containing protein, whose amino-acid sequence MRKLAVVMAVLALAGCNNEVEGVHKQVAEHLNNPKTAKFANVRFDTNGSICGQVRGKDDAGQYEAYRSYVAIKHDGQYDILMGGGANDLRIREICGGADLQRRADELADQPAPEGWDVEVIQGPNMGALTDMTARLIEKGIPSWVEYRDGKPVVLMGPFPGKPEAQARQAEVMAKLGTDSIVIQHGVKR is encoded by the coding sequence GTGCGCAAACTGGCTGTGGTAATGGCGGTGCTGGCCCTGGCAGGCTGTAACAACGAGGTCGAAGGGGTGCACAAGCAGGTGGCCGAACACCTGAACAACCCCAAGACGGCCAAGTTCGCCAACGTGCGTTTCGACACCAATGGCTCCATCTGCGGCCAGGTGCGTGGCAAGGATGACGCCGGGCAGTACGAGGCCTATCGCAGCTACGTGGCCATCAAGCATGACGGCCAGTACGACATTCTCATGGGCGGTGGCGCCAATGACCTGCGCATCCGCGAAATCTGCGGCGGCGCCGACCTGCAGCGCCGTGCCGACGAGCTGGCTGACCAGCCTGCGCCGGAAGGCTGGGATGTCGAGGTAATCCAGGGCCCTAACATGGGCGCCCTGACCGACATGACCGCGCGCCTGATCGAAAAAGGCATCCCGTCCTGGGTCGAGTATCGCGACGGCAAGCCGGTGGTGCTGATGGGGCCGTTCCCGGGCAAGCCTGAAGCTCAGGCGCGCCAGGCCGAGGTGATGGCCAAGCTGGGGACCGACTCGATCGTTATCCAGCATGGCGTGAAGCGCTGA